The segment TTATTATCTAAAAAATCTCCGTCTATATCAGTAGTTTTAAATCGTAATGCTCCCATTCGAGTTTGATCATGAACTCCCAGAAGATAATCGGATTCATACAGACGTTTATTTTCTTTTTTCATCTGGCGAGCCTTGATACTTTCTCGTCTTTGCATTAAAACTCTACCCCATCTATCGGGAGAAGAATCGAGAAACAAACCGAAATTGGTTTTTTCCTCAGCTGCATTATGTTGCCTACCCGAAAAGAATCGTAATTCAGGATCAAGGATACGGGAGGTATTTGATTGTAGCCAAAGGGCATCATACTCAAAAGAAAATATTTCTTTGCCTCTCACCACATCTGCATAGAGTGTCCCCATAAGTTGGGCTTCCTTATTTTCCAACCAATCCGCGAATACATAAATTACTTTTTCCATATCCTTAGACTCTTTTATTTCATCAACTCTTTGTCTATTAGTTTTCTACCTAGTTCATCGTCTTTAGCTATTTTGAGTAAATCTTTCTCCAAACCAAGGACAAATAACACTTTGACATAAGTTTCTAATGAGGTTGAGGGGTTGCCCGACTCTACTTTCTGAAGAGTAGCACGAGTTATTCCTGCACGATCTGCCACTTGTTCCATGGTATACCGACGACGTAATCGGGCTAGTTTGATGTTTTCACCCAACTGATCAAAGATTCTTTTTACTCTTGGCAATAAAGTCATAGCATCCTTTTTGTATTCTATACTATACAAATATAGTCTTTTTTGTACACTACAGCATACATTCTAAAGAAAAACATGCTTGAAGGGAAGAACAAAATCTCTTTCTTTTCCGTGTTTGTCATTCTATCGTATTCTTAAATAATTTGTGGAGCCAACTTTAAGCTATTGCAGTCTTTTTCTCAATTCCTCTATCAAAAAGAGGTTTAATGCTACATCTTATCTATATCTTTCTTCTTTTAGACCTCATTTTCAACAGATTCTTTTAACTTTGGAGGTATCTAAATGCCCCACTCTATGAAAAAATACCGTACAACTTTTCACTCCATGCCCTTAAAGGTATTTTTGTGTTTGCTATCACTCACTTTTATGGCTAGTCTATGTCACGATTTCAACGATGGGCAGACGGTTGATGAGTACATTCGGGAAACTTATACTCTTCAAGAGGACTATTTTTTAATGAACAATCATTATCCTGAATATCAATCTCTTGGAACTATCTTTCAGCCTCAACAGTGGAGAATGGTTAATACGGATGAAGTGGATCTGCTTTATGGTTTTTATCAAGGTAAGTTGTGGCTAAAAATCTATGAGAAAGAGAGTAATCTGCTGTTAGCCGATTTCACAACGCAAGAAAAGGTGTATCAAGTAGCAAAGAGTGATTCTGATTCAGATTCAGATCTGCCACACATCATAAATCGGATTGACCTCGATAACGTTTATTGGAATGATGAGTGGCTCGTATTTACGCTCAAGAATGAATATCCAAGTGCAAAGAGTCATAAACTAACAGATACTCAAATCAAACTATATCAAGTGAGTTTAGAAAGTGGAAGTTACTACACAAAGGTACTGACGGAGAGCCAACCCACAGAAACTTCGGCATCGTATATTGAGGGGCTGACCATCTGGGACAATGGTGTGTTGGTACAGCTTTCAAATGCTCGTATGGATGAGGAGTACCCTATGCATCGCTTACTCTACATCAATAGTCAAGGAGAAATAGAGATGAATGAACCCATCAGTTTGATAAGGTCTATGAATAGCCACCGCTACATATTACCTATCAGTAGAGAGGAAATGCTTGTGTGGGAGATGGCTTATTTTCCATATAATAAGGAATACAACCCTCTATGCAACTATAGATATTCTAAGTTATACCGTTTTCATTTAAAGCAAAAGGAATTGGTATGGATAGTAGATAACAGCTCCTATTCTAACACCTACTTTTATTATGGTATTCGGGCATACCATGGGTATATTCAGGGTAACCAAGGCATCTATCAATATCAACTCATCAATCCCTATTCTGATACACAGGGTTCAAGAAGGTTAATTGTAGATTTGGAGACTGGAGAGTCTTATCTAAAATCAAATTCTCAATAGTTGGAGAGTAAGGTATCCAGAGTGGTAAATGACTCCTACCTATAAGCATGAAGCCATTGAAGCCCAAAACGATAGCACACCTATGATCCTCATGAACCTTGTCCGTATTTCTTACGTTATTATAGAAGCTACAACAGATTTTATAAAAACTATTAATCATAAACAGTCCGACAATGGAAAGATATGAAGAACAACCCAATTTTTTTTGGGTAAATATAGATCAAACCCAACTAACAGAGCGTGAAGGTAAGTTTGCTAAGCAACCCTATGGTTTTCTTTGGCATTCGGAAGAAGAACAAGGGTTGGAAGACAACCCACTACCCATTATGGAATTGGTAGAGCCTGGTGATATTATCTTTTTCTACACACAAGGACATATCGAATATTTAGGCATCGCCCTAAACAAATGCTATTCTTCTAAAATACAAAAAAAGATTGTGGAAGAGGGTGATAGTCAAGGTTGGCGAATCGACATCGACTACTCTTTTAAGGTTGATCCTCCTATGCCTATGACTCCAAATATGGGGGCAATTGCTCCGATATTACCTGCAGAAGGTTCTCCAATATATGAAGATGGCACTCCGAAACCTCAATACCTCACACACCTTACCTACAAACTAGGGTATCTTTTATTACAGATATGCAAGGCAGAATTACCCTATAGAACTTTGGCCGACGGACCCGTTACAGCACAGGTACGCACTTGGAGTAAAAACCATG is part of the Bacteroides coprosuis DSM 18011 genome and harbors:
- a CDS encoding helix-turn-helix domain protein (InterPro IPR001387~KEGG: cpi:Cpin_2058 transcriptional regulator, XRE family~PFAM: Helix-turn-helix type 3~SMART: Helix-turn-helix type 3~SPTR: Transcriptional regulator, XRE family;~IMG reference gene:2504107649~PFAM: Helix-turn-helix), which encodes MTLLPRVKRIFDQLGENIKLARLRRRYTMEQVADRAGITRATLQKVESGNPSTSLETYVKVLFVLGLEKDLLKIAKDDELGRKLIDKELMK
- a CDS encoding hypothetical protein (KEGG: pyo:PY03420 hypothetical protein~SPTR: Putative uncharacterized protein;~IMG reference gene:2504107650): MKKYRTTFHSMPLKVFLCLLSLTFMASLCHDFNDGQTVDEYIRETYTLQEDYFLMNNHYPEYQSLGTIFQPQQWRMVNTDEVDLLYGFYQGKLWLKIYEKESNLLLADFTTQEKVYQVAKSDSDSDSDLPHIINRIDLDNVYWNDEWLVFTLKNEYPSAKSHKLTDTQIKLYQVSLESGSYYTKVLTESQPTETSASYIEGLTIWDNGVLVQLSNARMDEEYPMHRLLYINSQGEIEMNEPISLIRSMNSHRYILPISREEMLVWEMAYFPYNKEYNPLCNYRYSKLYRFHLKQKELVWIVDNSSYSNTYFYYGIRAYHGYIQGNQGIYQYQLINPYSDTQGSRRLIVDLETGESYLKSNSQ
- a CDS encoding hypothetical protein (KEGG: aav:Aave_4521 hypothetical protein~SPTR: Putative uncharacterized protein;~IMG reference gene:2504107651) — protein: MERYEEQPNFFWVNIDQTQLTEREGKFAKQPYGFLWHSEEEQGLEDNPLPIMELVEPGDIIFFYTQGHIEYLGIALNKCYSSKIQKKIVEEGDSQGWRIDIDYSFKVDPPMPMTPNMGAIAPILPAEGSPIYEDGTPKPQYLTHLTYKLGYLLLQICKAELPYRTLADGPVTAQVRTWSKNHEIADVVEDIERVQDEELLSDEEKQNLTDARLAQGNYLLEVKKRYECCPITRIDFYPSLSICRPKPWRVCSSTEKLDPYNSIVLAKHLAPLFNNGVISFKEDGELMVYPLLEEKFEEYHIPRPLHIDLPAACQPYMKWHRENVFKK